From the genome of Bombus vancouverensis nearcticus chromosome 4, iyBomVanc1_principal, whole genome shotgun sequence:
TACCTTTTAAGGAACATGAGCGGATTCAGACTATCACAATGCTCGAGATGTATGCTCTTCCTTGTATGATGCCCGAGCCGAACTTTCTTCCTTCGTACGGCTATGGTACACTATCGTCCAGAAGTACAATGCTTCGTTTCATGCAAAATTGTTTAGTATGTATGACAaatgaatttataaaaaaacTTTCTATGATTTAGTCATTTAAAGATAACTTTTAAGAAGCATCTATATCCTAAGTTTCTTCTTCTAGTTTCTTCATTTCAAAAAAggaattttcattcttttataatatgacTTTTAAGAGTAAGTTagcttgaaattaaaattttttaattttaagagaaaattttTCTGGAGCTtcattttttctaaattgtCAATTTGAAAAGACTTTGTTCAAGTACCTCTTTTGAGACGTAAAGTATTGAAATAGAAATGTAAGAGAATTTTAAAAGAAACTAAAAAACACTGTTTCTCGCAAATTTAAGTGATATTATATCGTGCTAGTAAACTAGTAATATTGCTAGAATTGCAGGCGTGACCCTAAACTTATGGACGATAGTGTATAACCATTACTTTCTTCGTCATGCAGAACATCCAAGCAACCGTTTGTTCCCAATTCCATCGATGAAGTAAGGCACCTCTTACAATCTTCTAAAGCTGTTCCTATTAGGcaaaaataattacaattgtCGAGTAATATAAAAAGAATCGATCATCGGTTCaaagaataaaaaatcaaaCTCGCGCGATACTACATAGAACAAGTTACCTAGAATACCCTAAATTATAATcgcaatttttcattctttcgcGTCTCTATACATACAATAATCTTCAAGAAAAAACAAACCATTTTTAACGTACTTCTAGCAAACGGAAGTAAATTTAACAATACTTACTTGACAAACGTTTCTAATCATGAAATATCAgtatattattatgaaattgcACCCGGAAAGCTGTGGTTTTTCTCCTCAAATATCAGAGTACACACTTTCGTCGATCAACGTGTTTTATAGATTGTAATACTCTTTGAAAGATATATCTTCGTGATgagataaaaagaagacaggTACACCTGTATATCGTGATTCGCTGTTGAAATTCCCCTATCGAAAAACAGCAATACAAAGATCAAGAGAACTGTATTACATAAGGGAACGCAATATTCGTACTGTTTATCAGACACGAGACATCTCGGAAGAGCGAGACGGTTCGTGGAAAAAAAGTATTGTGTGGACGGATATATCGCGGATGGGAAAAGACGCTTTCCTTTATGCCCGTGAATCTCATTAAAAAGCGTTTCACCTGTACGAAGGGGAGAGGAAGTGAATTTTAACGAAAATATTCTCGTAGTTTCGATTCTTCGCCGCAGGAGGAACCTTGTTACCCCTTTATACAGTTATTAGAGTAACGTTGTATTGTTTGCTCATACCGAATCTCAAGTACTATAGTTGGTTACATGATATAATTTTGTCTTTAGGATTACGTAAaacaatattgaaatattacaattttgttTATGATAATCATCTTCCCGTGTCAGTCAAATTCTTAATCAAGTTCCATGTTATTTCGGGTGACTCtgataatataatttaagaatTTGTCGTAGAACGTAAATTTCAGGCCatattaaatttgaataatattttctaattacttATTCAATTTTGTTGTCGGTTCCAAATACTCTAATATAGACTTCGCATATAATTATAAAAGTGCTTcactaataaaaagaaaatgctAAGTTTTAATAAATCGTACagttaaaatattattcatattacttACATTTCTGTCGAATCAGGTTTCGTTTGTCACAGACGTCTTATGAATTAAATCATTGCAAGAAACCGGAAAATGGAAGTCACAGCACCTTACATTTCGTAAGACCAAGCAATGTTAAATGTAGGTGGAAGATTTCCAACTGGACGTAGCTAGTTTGCAAGAAAACAGTGTAACATAATTTACCTTAAACAATACAATTTTGCCTGCCGTGTTGCCTGCTTAATTTTCCCCTTGTCTTACAGGGTAATTGTCCAGATAATTTTCTGTCCTCGTATTCGTAGTGTAATTGTAATATCTCGATGCACCatgaaatttacataaattacaagttaggaaaattataaatatacataaagaaTGTATACGAAAAATACATAAGTATGCTTATCATAAATTTCTCCTTCTTGTAGATATTTCCTATACTACTACGATATTTCTACATAGAATTGTTACAAACTGTTATAAGACTATTACTAATATATGCATATAGTATAAGtactattattaatttttatctttccttGCCTTTCAAACataattgttataattatttcaCTCTACTGTATAATTTCTCGTCTACATCGTTTCTCACTTTTCTATAATACTTTACGTCTTATCTTCGACATCGGAAGCTGCTACTTCTCATCCGTAACTTAATAACCGCCATTACGGGACCGTCAAGACGCAACAATACTTTATTGATTATCCTCCTTCACCAATTGCTCCCCAGAATTGCTTTTTGTCCTGCAATAATTAAACGTGTACACGTGTGCGCTTTCACCCGTTATTTATAACTAATAACGGAAGCATGTACGTAACGTAAGTTCATAGACTACTTCCTCTGGCATTCTTCCTCCTCTTGCGAATTCTAAGAACATCGCGAGATACCTAAAACAATCCCTCTtgacataaaaattatttttagggGATAATATACTGTAACTTggcaataaataaaataataaattgatgatagCAAATTTTTCAAACCACTGACAATTTTAAACAAATAGAAACCGTTCttatattttgtttcttttagaAAGTATCAAATGTTTCAAATAGATTCAACGTATCACTTCCGTTGAAGCTTCTATTACAGATTCCGTCAGAACTACAAAACATACAGATGCTAATCATTGCTTTGTTTTATTCAACGTAGATAAATCATTTGATCATATCGAACAGTGAAAGTGATATTTAAACATTTGAATGGAGATAGAAATCTTCGAGGCTTTCACGACCTGGATATACAATCGATACCAAAAGGACAAGGACTGCACCCGGAAGCTTCTATAAATAACAATGCAGAGTAGGAAAGTTATCGatataattaaaagttataTGATAATTTCATGATACTAGATATCAAAATACTAATAAAGACCATCAAAATTCATGGTTATTGCATAATGTCAAGGTGATTTTCAACAAGCACAATGACAGCACATTGTAATTTGACAAACATGATGACAGCCTGATTGTCAGTGTATTATGCAGAAATTATGTGATGCAGTTTATTCCCAAGGTTTGGAAGCCTGGGACAAATGCAAAAATTGTTCGTGAAACCACAATGAACTAGAGACTCTTTCGTTATGTCGTTTCGTAATAAACCGCGCATCTCTCTATTCTTTAAGTTTTCCATACTCAGCTTTTGACAGAATCTTCGATCTTCTTTCGATGAAAAATCTGTGTGAAAAGGTTTTCAATTTACAACCACAATTTATAATATTCCAGGctcattgaaaatataaataataaagtcatTTAAGATTCAAATATGATGCAAGTGTCTTCTAGAATTTCATAATATGCTTTACTTTACCTCATTCTTTTTAATAAGCTAtgaacataaaaaatataactcTAGCGCTATAAATAGCGCTAACTTATTCTCGCAAGTTAAATTTTAAAATGGCGGTAATTACATCAATTTCACTTTATATCATCTTCGGTATCATTTACTTCGGTGCACTTCGGTTATCTTCGGTATATTTCGGTATATTTCTTACCGCCAAACATGATACCTATATCAAGAGAATATATTCAGAAAATATGCACAATACAAGACAAATAGTAGAATTgtaaaagaagaagaggaatcaAATGATGTTCATGAATTTAAGAGAGGAAGCAAGTGCGATGGAATCAAACGCAACTCATTATTTCATAGTCTAACCATGTGTTCTACGATCAGTGAATcatattatttgaaatttttgataatacaATTGCATTCAATAATGtgtgtaataaaataatgtttctTTGTAATAATTTCTGTCATATTCGATCACCTTCTTCTATATAAGCACTGGCTACGTCTGCACCTCATCCCTGCCACTAGTCTACTACAGCGAATATCCAATGTCACGTCTATTATGTATCTTGTCTCTGAATTCATGTAGTATGAATGTACATACATTTTACACACAGAATGTTATATGTACTGAAATGATAAGGTCGCGTGTGACACGAAAATGGTAATGGGACTCGTATGGTAAATCATACTTTCATAAACTAATTTCACAAGTTCTTCGCCAGATGGCAGATAGTAGGACGCAATAGTTTACGATGTATCGATTGTCGATGTTCATTTCAATGTCTTTATCGAAAAGGAACGAATTGCGCAAATTATCAGTAATTTTAATCGCTATACATATTTAATCCTTCAAAGCATGAATCGTTTATCTGAATTCCCCGTGGCCGTACGGTGAACTCATCGATTAATCGTGTAATTCGTGACGCGAAACCGCTCCCGTTTGACATTACGCTCGAGATGATTCGATAGTATCGAGGTTTTTTGGCAGGTCGAAAGAAAGATGTCCCTCGATGGTAGATTAGAATGTTATTAGTCATTCGGTGTCGTGTTTGTAAGTAAATATCAGCTGGATGCGTAGAGAAGAACGTAACGTAATTCCGTGACAGCGCGTAACGGACGTAACTGTCGAACATAGATCGATTAAAGGAACCACGTCGAAAATGGGTCTTTTCCAGAATTCCTCGCCTTTCGACGCTGACGTTGGTGAGTGGCAGACTTCTCCCTAGCCTTAATTCACTTATAACACGATTGTTCCTGCATCAGACTACTTTAACCCTaggaaacaaattttaaatccTATGACAGCTCATATCTATTGTTTCTCTGTGCATACGTTGGATCtggtttttcattttttttttttttatgcaaCGTCAAAATTCCACGTTTGATGGATGCATTAAGCGGTTGTTGACATTTGACCTCTAATTAAGACATCAGATTTTGCGAATTACTTCAACCTCGCTTTTGTATCGCCTTGACCGATTACTCCCGTCACGTCTACGAAAATGCTCGTTCATTCTGATAAAAGCATAAATCACGTAGAGAAATATTCGAGACGTTCAAATCGTAGGAATTTCCTGAATGCTAACTGTTCTTTTTGGAATTCATACACGGACAGAGCCAGATTTCTCTTTAATTTGCAACGCGAAACGAGCCTGATACGAGCTCAcaccttttattatttattcaatttGTTAGGAAGTTGTGTACAAGTTGTGGTACAAACATGTATATGAGATTGATACTCCATGATGTTCATATGTTTGAGGAAATCAttgaagaaaaagaataaagttatcatatatatatatattgcctaatttaaatattcagtAGTACTTTTTATTAGGAAATTTGCGATTGGAATGGAATAATGCAAATTGATACTCTATTTCCCTTATCATATCTTATGcatttcttataatttttttataatagaaaagGCAACCAGTGAGAAGAATATGTCTATAGAATGGGGAACTATGTTGGATATTTGTGATAAAGTGGGAACTTCTACCCAAAATGCAAAGGAATGTTTACGGTCGATTGTTAAAAGACTATATTCTCCAGATCCACACATCGTTATGCAAGCATTAACAGTCAGTATATCTTTCAAAATGTAACTTTAAACCATTGTGTAACCGATATTCATTGAATGTGGATTTAGTTGTTAGATGTGTGTGTCATCAATTGTGGAAAAACATTTCATCTGGAAATTGCATCAAGAGAATTTGAAAATGACCTGAGGAAGCTTGTTAATCATTCTGAACCAAAGATTGCTGAAAAAATGAAGGTACTTTTAAAGAAATGGGCTGAAAATGATTTCAAAACTGATCCTCAGTTAAATTTAATTCCAAGTTTGTAcaataaacttaaaaatgaaggACATGACTTTACTTCTACATCAGATACGGTAAGTTTCCTTCCATCTGAATTCACATATAAGTTGAATGTAgtcttttatttaaatactaGTAAGATAAGACTATCATTTATTGACGTTCTGTGTTTTTCCTGCAATCATTCATCAAGAGAATAATTATTCCATTGAACCATATGGAATTATTTATATAGGTTGATAGATTATTTCGTATGCATCAAATAACTATAACCACAAATAATTGTTGTATTTAGTAtatccattttctttttttttttttagcccAAACGTATAAGTGTATTAAGTAAAGATCCAAATGTAGTAACAAATTCACAAGAAGAGGAAGACATTGCAAAAGGTACCTTCAAATTGTTgaagaatatttaataacatttcCCCTAGAAttgcaaaattaaattaattactttCCATTCTAGCCATAGAACTTTCTCTTAAGGAAAGTAAAGCTCATAGTCAAGCATCCTCTTCACATAACTCACCAGCATCTAATAAATACACCAGTTTATACCCTAATGTAAGTTCTGCACTTGGTGCCTCCAGCAACTCCGAAGGCAGGAAGGTCCGTGCTCTGTATGATTTTGAGGCAGCAGAAGATAATGAATTAACATTTTTTGCAGGCGAAATAAGTATGATTTGTGTTCTTTGAAAATTTAATCTCAAACagttatattttaattacagcTAAAAAGATGTgactataataaatttattgcgtaatgatgaaattattgttatcaACTGAATTTTAGTTAACATATTGGATGATTCTGATCCAAACTGGTGGAAAGGCAGTAACCAAAATGGAGAAGGACTATTTCCCTCTAACTTTGTTACTGCAGATTTGTCTATGGAGCCTGAACAGTTTACAAGTaagatatgaaatattaaattattcatgTGTTAGTTAAAAATAAGTACTATATATAAATTCACATATAGAATTAGAACACAGTAACAAAAAAATGGTTCAGTTTGCTGAAGAGGTAGAAGTAAAAACTGTAAAGAGAGAACCAGAAGTGGTTGAAGTTGAAATAGATGAAAGAAAGATGGACAGACTTTTACATTTATTACATGAAGCTGATCCTCAATGTGATAATTCGGATCCACAAGAAATGCTTGATTTGGAAGGTACTGTATTTATATCTTAAATTGTACTATAGgatttatttattcagaaatattagaaattggGATTTCCAATGATTATCCTATATGATAAGTTTATTGATAGATGGATTTATTtacaatggattaaacagaaaacaatggttatttaacgtgaactaaatatagtaatgtgctataactaagaTAACTAAATGGGCCGCTTGGCCCATTGAAGTTTCCCAATCCTTTCGGCCTGTCGGCACTTAGGCTTTCTCGCAACATTTGTAtttcacccgatatttcttgGGCAATCTGTCTACAATACCACAatacattattttatatcattacttatattaactattaattttataacaattttagaACAAGTTACTGCTATGGGACCGTTAATAGATGCAGCTTTAGAAAAAGTAGACAGGAGGCATGCACAGCTAACTCAGTTAAGTTCTGATCTGGTGGATGCTCTTAATTTGTATCATACATTGATGCGAGAACCACCACCTCCTACACCATCAAATTATACCCTACCTAAGATGCCACCTCACATAAACCCTTATCAGTTTCAAAATCAGGGACCACCACCTCCACATGTaagaatttaatatatatttcaatttcttttcaatAAATGATATTCTTATTTAAGTTAAAATGAAATGTTTGAATTTCTTAGATATTTAATGGAGTACCTCCACCTCATCAAACTTCCTTTCCTGTTGGAGGTGGTCCACCTGGGCCATATAATGCGACTATACCACCTAACGAATACATGGGTCCTGCAAGCATGCCAAACATGACATTACCACAACATTTCCACGTGCAACCAGCGGGTTCGCATCAGCACCCACCAGGAGGACATCCTCATGGACCACCTGTGCCAGAGCAAAGCAATGTACC
Proteins encoded in this window:
- the Stam gene encoding signal transducing adaptor molecule, whose product is MGLFQNSSPFDADVEKATSEKNMSIEWGTMLDICDKVGTSTQNAKECLRSIVKRLYSPDPHIVMQALTLLDVCVINCGKTFHLEIASREFENDLRKLVNHSEPKIAEKMKVLLKKWAENDFKTDPQLNLIPSLYNKLKNEGHDFTSTSDTPKRISVLSKDPNVVTNSQEEEDIAKAIELSLKESKAHSQASSSHNSPASNKYTSLYPNVSSALGASSNSEGRKVRALYDFEAAEDNELTFFAGEIINILDDSDPNWWKGSNQNGEGLFPSNFVTADLSMEPEQFTKLEHSNKKMVQFAEEVEVKTVKREPEVVEVEIDERKMDRLLHLLHEADPQCDNSDPQEMLDLEEQVTAMGPLIDAALEKVDRRHAQLTQLSSDLVDALNLYHTLMREPPPPTPSNYTLPKMPPHINPYQFQNQGPPPPHIFNGVPPPHQTSFPVGGGPPGPYNATIPPNEYMGPASMPNMTLPQHFHVQPAGSHQHPPGGHPHGPPVPEQSNVPYSHQGYPPQTGTMPGPYGPPGPTGHPVSQQPQYAPSNGQHMM